One genomic segment of Clostridium estertheticum subsp. estertheticum includes these proteins:
- a CDS encoding response regulator, with the protein MIENLLKILVCDDSMLIRKKLKELLKSCGCNNILEASNGQEAVDSYKENNPDLVFMDIIMPFKNGIEAVKEIIEFDNEAKVVMASSAGTKEHVKVAIKAGAFEFVQKPWEKEQINKILLNLK; encoded by the coding sequence GTGATAGAAAATTTGCTGAAAATATTGGTTTGTGATGATTCTATGCTAATTAGAAAAAAATTGAAAGAGTTATTAAAAAGTTGTGGTTGTAATAATATTTTAGAAGCATCTAATGGGCAAGAGGCCGTAGATAGTTACAAAGAGAATAATCCAGATTTAGTATTTATGGATATTATTATGCCTTTTAAAAATGGAATTGAGGCTGTTAAAGAAATAATAGAATTTGATAATGAAGCAAAGGTAGTAATGGCATCTTCAGCTGGAACAAAAGAACATGTAAAAGTCGCGATAAAGGCAGGAGCATTCGAATTTGTTCAAAAGCCTTGGGAAAAGGAACAAATTAATAAAATTCTTCTTAATCTAAAATAA
- a CDS encoding ABC transporter substrate-binding protein, with amino-acid sequence MFKKKMSLLLSMSMAIGLLAGCGAKSASTTGEIKIGVVLPLTGSVSSFGKSGQNGIKLLEDQVNKAGGINGRKIKFIYEDDEGKPDTATTVGTKLISSDNVVAIVGPLTSGSAIALGPIATQSKVPMITGSGTNPDVTKKGGEYVFRSCFIDPFQGSVLAKFASGDLKAKTAAILYDNGNDYSKGLAEFFEKGFVAAGGKIVAKETYATGDKDFKAQLTKMQPTKPDVVLLPDYYGTVGNIAKQARAIGINVPLLGGDGWDSAELFKVGGTAVNGCYLSDHYSADDTAPIVVAFQKEYKAKYNLNADAMAVLNYDAAKIMVEAIRTAGKTDGPSIKASLAKTSLEVVSGKVSFDANRDAIKGAVILKVDGGKFNFVKKLVP; translated from the coding sequence ATGTTTAAAAAGAAAATGTCGTTATTACTATCTATGTCAATGGCTATAGGATTACTTGCAGGATGCGGTGCAAAAAGTGCATCAACTACAGGAGAGATAAAAATTGGAGTTGTATTACCACTTACTGGTTCAGTTTCATCTTTTGGAAAATCAGGACAAAATGGTATAAAATTGTTAGAAGATCAAGTGAACAAAGCTGGCGGAATTAATGGACGTAAGATTAAGTTTATTTATGAAGATGATGAAGGTAAACCAGATACTGCAACAACCGTTGGTACAAAGCTTATTAGTAGTGATAATGTTGTAGCAATAGTTGGACCATTAACTAGCGGATCGGCTATAGCCCTTGGACCAATAGCTACTCAAAGTAAAGTACCAATGATAACAGGATCAGGAACAAACCCAGATGTTACTAAAAAAGGTGGAGAATATGTTTTTAGGTCATGCTTTATAGATCCTTTCCAAGGCAGTGTTTTAGCAAAATTTGCTTCAGGAGATTTAAAGGCAAAGACAGCGGCTATTCTTTATGATAATGGTAATGATTACTCTAAAGGATTGGCTGAGTTCTTTGAAAAAGGGTTTGTTGCAGCAGGCGGAAAAATAGTTGCGAAAGAAACTTATGCTACAGGAGACAAAGATTTTAAGGCACAGCTTACAAAAATGCAACCAACAAAACCAGATGTAGTATTACTTCCTGATTACTATGGAACAGTTGGTAATATTGCAAAACAAGCAAGGGCTATTGGGATAAATGTTCCATTACTAGGTGGAGATGGTTGGGATTCAGCTGAATTATTTAAGGTTGGTGGAACTGCAGTTAATGGATGTTATTTATCTGATCATTACTCAGCTGATGATACAGCACCTATAGTTGTCGCATTCCAAAAGGAATATAAAGCAAAATACAATTTGAATGCAGATGCTATGGCAGTTCTAAATTACGACGCTGCAAAGATAATGGTAGAAGCTATAAGAACTGCTGGTAAAACGGATGGACCAAGTATTAAAGCGTCACTCGCAAAAACTAGTCTTGAAGTAGTATCTGGTAAAGTATCTTTTGATGCAAATAGAGATGCAATTAAAGGAGCCGTAATTTTAAAGGTTGATGGTGGTAAGTTCAATTTTGTTAAAAAGCTTGTTCCTTAA
- a CDS encoding branched-chain amino acid ABC transporter permease codes for MEFLQQIINGLSLGFVYALIAIGYTMVYGIIGLINFAHGDVFMVGGYFGFFAATMLHLSFIPTLLIAMGGAALTGVVVEKIAYKPLRNSPKLSILITAIAMSVLLENLVRLKMTTDPQTYPETLLPSKVIHFLGLSIDNRQLIIIGMSILLVVILQFIVFKTKTGKAMRATSFDKDAAALMGINVDSVISITFAIGSALAGAAGVLFGILYSSIDPYMGIMPGLKAFVAAVLGGIGIIPGALWGGLIMGLVETFSKVYISSSYSDAIAFSILIIILIVKPSGLLGKKTREKV; via the coding sequence ATGGAATTTTTACAGCAGATTATTAATGGCTTATCATTAGGTTTTGTGTATGCATTAATTGCAATTGGTTATACAATGGTATATGGAATAATCGGACTTATAAATTTTGCGCATGGTGATGTTTTTATGGTTGGAGGATATTTTGGATTTTTCGCTGCAACTATGCTACATTTAAGTTTTATACCTACATTATTAATAGCAATGGGTGGAGCGGCATTAACAGGTGTGGTTGTTGAAAAAATAGCATACAAACCTTTAAGAAATTCACCGAAATTATCTATATTAATAACAGCTATTGCAATGTCAGTACTACTTGAGAATTTAGTAAGACTTAAGATGACTACTGATCCACAAACATATCCAGAGACTCTTTTGCCGTCAAAGGTAATACATTTCCTTGGCTTAAGCATTGATAATCGTCAACTTATAATTATAGGAATGTCAATTTTGCTTGTAGTAATACTTCAATTTATAGTTTTCAAAACTAAAACTGGTAAAGCAATGAGAGCGACTTCTTTTGATAAGGATGCGGCGGCACTTATGGGTATTAATGTGGATTCTGTTATATCTATAACATTTGCAATTGGTTCAGCGCTCGCAGGAGCTGCAGGTGTACTATTTGGAATTTTGTATTCGAGTATAGATCCATACATGGGTATAATGCCGGGGCTAAAAGCTTTCGTTGCAGCAGTTCTCGGTGGAATTGGTATAATCCCAGGTGCTCTATGGGGTGGACTAATAATGGGACTAGTTGAAACGTTTAGTAAAGTATATATATCATCTAGTTACTCAGATGCGATTGCATTTTCAATCCTTATTATTATTTTAATTGTTAAGCCTTCTGGACTTCTTGGTAAGAAAACCAGAGAGAAAGTGTAG
- a CDS encoding branched-chain amino acid ABC transporter permease, whose protein sequence is MKKEFRNTIILLVIGVILFFILSFLMDTEMLNRYYGRIVILICINVILAVSLNLIIGITGQLTLGHAGFMSIGAYAAAMATIQLNMPFPIALLLGGVVAGLIGYLIGLPTLSLKGDYLAITTLGFGEIIRVVITNMDKLGGGRGLSGIPPKTTFAWVFFIMVFTIFIIYNIARSSQGRAMMSVREDEIAAEAMGINTTKYKIMAFVIGSFFAGIAGGLFSHYLMYIKPEQFGFLKSVDLVTYVVMGGMGSLTGSVLSTGILTVLPEGLRFLNDYRMIIYPLALIIIMRFRPQGLMGTKELSMKIFDKFSKGSDKDAAFKGK, encoded by the coding sequence ATGAAAAAAGAATTTAGAAATACTATTATTTTACTTGTTATTGGAGTCATCTTGTTTTTTATTTTATCATTTCTAATGGATACTGAAATGTTAAATAGATATTATGGAAGAATAGTAATATTAATTTGTATAAATGTTATTCTTGCAGTAAGTTTAAATCTTATTATAGGAATTACAGGACAGTTAACGCTAGGACATGCAGGGTTTATGTCTATTGGGGCATACGCAGCAGCAATGGCTACAATTCAATTAAATATGCCGTTTCCTATAGCGCTTCTTCTTGGTGGTGTAGTTGCTGGGTTAATTGGATATCTTATTGGTCTTCCTACTTTAAGTTTAAAAGGAGATTATCTTGCTATAACTACTTTAGGTTTTGGAGAAATAATAAGAGTTGTTATAACAAATATGGATAAGCTTGGAGGCGGGCGTGGACTTTCGGGAATACCACCTAAAACTACTTTTGCTTGGGTATTTTTTATAATGGTCTTTACCATTTTTATAATTTACAATATAGCACGTTCTTCGCAAGGTAGGGCTATGATGTCAGTTCGCGAAGATGAAATAGCCGCAGAAGCTATGGGGATTAATACTACAAAGTATAAGATTATGGCTTTTGTTATCGGGTCCTTCTTCGCAGGTATTGCAGGTGGATTATTTTCACATTATCTAATGTATATTAAGCCAGAACAATTTGGTTTCTTAAAATCAGTAGATTTAGTTACTTACGTAGTTATGGGTGGAATGGGAAGTTTAACCGGTAGTGTATTATCAACAGGTATACTAACAGTTCTTCCAGAAGGGCTAAGATTCCTAAACGATTATAGGATGATTATTTATCCACTAGCACTTATAATTATTATGAGATTTAGACCTCAAGGTCTAATGGGTACAAAAGAATTATCTATGAAAATATTTGATAAATTTTCAAAAGGAAGTGATAAAGATGCAGCTTTTAAAGGTAAATGA
- a CDS encoding ABC transporter ATP-binding protein, protein MQLLKVNDLTIKFGGLTAVSDFALNLSEHDLVGLIGPNGAGKTTIFNMLTGVYAPTSGTIEFNGEFIQGIKPYDITKKRIARTFQNIRLFKDLTVLDNVKISFNYNVKYNLFHSILRLPKFKKEEAEIEEKALEILKVFKLDGKRNELACNLPYGEQRRLEIARALAAEPKLLLLDEPAAGMNPQETHELMGLINWVRDEFKIAILLIEHDMKLVMGVCERIIVVDYGKVIAQGTPDEIKNNPKVIEAYLGEEVTDA, encoded by the coding sequence ATGCAGCTTTTAAAGGTAAATGATCTTACAATTAAGTTTGGTGGGCTAACAGCTGTTTCTGATTTCGCACTTAACCTTTCAGAGCATGATCTTGTAGGTTTGATTGGACCTAATGGAGCTGGAAAGACTACAATTTTTAATATGTTGACAGGTGTTTATGCCCCAACATCTGGAACTATAGAATTTAATGGAGAATTTATACAAGGCATAAAACCTTATGATATTACTAAAAAAAGAATTGCTAGAACATTTCAAAATATAAGATTATTTAAAGATTTAACAGTTCTTGATAATGTGAAGATATCATTTAATTATAATGTTAAATATAATTTATTTCATTCAATATTAAGGCTTCCAAAGTTTAAAAAGGAAGAAGCTGAAATTGAAGAGAAAGCACTTGAGATTCTTAAGGTGTTTAAGCTTGATGGTAAAAGAAATGAGCTTGCATGTAATCTTCCCTATGGAGAGCAACGAAGACTTGAAATAGCAAGAGCTCTTGCAGCTGAACCTAAATTATTGTTGCTCGATGAACCGGCAGCTGGTATGAATCCACAAGAAACTCATGAACTGATGGGGCTCATAAATTGGGTAAGAGATGAATTTAAAATAGCTATATTACTAATTGAGCATGATATGAAACTGGTTATGGGAGTATGTGAGCGAATAATAGTTGTAGATTACGGTAAGGTAATAGCGCAGGGGACGCCTGATGAAATAAAGAATAACCCTAAGGTAATTGAGGCATACCTTGGAGAGGAGGTAACTGATGCTTAA
- a CDS encoding ABC transporter ATP-binding protein, whose protein sequence is MLKIDGLNVNYGAIHALHDISIHVKKGEIVTLIGANGAGKTSILRAISGLIPIKSGSVLFEGKPIHTTAAYKLSKLGIAHVPEGRRIFANMSVMENLELGAYIRKDKRDIAKDYEMVFDKFPRLKERIKQMAGTLSGGEQQMLAMGRALMVRPRILLLDEPSMGLAPLVVRNIFSIIEEINKSGTTVLLVEQNAHMALSIAHKAYVLETGKIVLEGSAKELLTNDSVRSAYLGE, encoded by the coding sequence ATGCTTAAAATTGATGGGTTAAATGTAAATTATGGCGCAATACATGCATTACATGATATTAGCATACACGTGAAGAAAGGCGAAATAGTTACACTTATAGGTGCTAATGGAGCTGGAAAAACTTCAATATTAAGAGCTATTTCAGGACTTATTCCTATAAAGTCAGGAAGTGTTTTATTTGAAGGCAAACCAATTCATACCACTGCTGCTTATAAACTTTCAAAGCTAGGTATTGCACATGTACCTGAGGGAAGAAGAATATTTGCAAATATGTCAGTTATGGAAAATCTTGAACTTGGAGCTTATATTAGAAAAGATAAAAGAGATATAGCAAAAGATTATGAGATGGTTTTTGACAAGTTTCCAAGGCTTAAAGAAAGAATAAAGCAAATGGCTGGAACATTAAGTGGTGGAGAACAGCAAATGCTAGCTATGGGAAGAGCCCTTATGGTAAGACCAAGAATATTGCTGTTAGATGAACCATCTATGGGACTTGCACCACTTGTAGTAAGAAATATATTCTCTATAATAGAAGAAATAAATAAGTCAGGAACTACAGTTTTACTTGTAGAACAAAATGCTCATATGGCACTATCGATTGCACATAAAGCATATGTTTTAGAAACCGGGAAAATAGTTTTAGAAGGTAGCGCGAAAGAATTATTAACTAATGATTCTGTAAGAAGTGCATATCTTGGCGAGTAA
- a CDS encoding TFIIB-type zinc finger domain-containing protein — protein sequence MRCDSCNNEFSNINGLKFCPYCGEQIDGKIEMQGEKILNNKDGENKAKPTLNEKKEQDTSAMPVISDKDIRKYKRDKIFAWVKKTFIHKKVIIPMIAIISVIIVSVFAYSFFIVRPIDDARIKADLIGSVVTLPKGTVIKINKDNMKSFIISNRNTQKSKDEMKVALTLNNDALEAKVLVSVVYLKEGKNEWKTNGKPVTLNITSVKPVVGINDKIFLAKLKGLKMTIGNTQEALNGQNVKKLGITLRTPDFQNGKEEILVETTIDSGLLRATGKIKCSLVFEDETWSVNSIDANSSDDFKLTLSPNFSDEKAIQIIKKQGLAETVSYSDIFGGKGFTVKDGYTKNINISGKMFNEKKGTLNLIAKRENIAGEIKSVLSTNYTFSISLSDIALLNGSETTVDSAVISNIPESLIIPSITNGEIEGSNLLFWWSNNHKVTGEEAKTFKTDKTLSTKGLKNIKYVYGNITYKDDKNNKSKDRSVSIVAVYFLVYDDSSGYNWKLNKLISEDSPNYKTYINLKDGL from the coding sequence ATGCGTTGCGACAGCTGTAATAATGAATTTAGTAATATTAATGGATTAAAATTTTGTCCATATTGTGGAGAGCAAATAGATGGAAAAATAGAAATGCAAGGTGAAAAGATTCTTAATAATAAGGATGGAGAAAATAAAGCTAAACCAACATTAAATGAGAAGAAAGAGCAAGATACCTCAGCAATGCCTGTAATATCAGATAAGGATATAAGAAAGTATAAAAGAGATAAAATTTTTGCTTGGGTTAAGAAAACATTTATACATAAGAAAGTAATTATACCTATGATAGCAATTATTTCTGTAATTATAGTATCAGTATTTGCATACTCATTTTTTATTGTTAGACCTATTGATGATGCCAGAATAAAGGCAGACCTGATAGGATCAGTTGTAACACTTCCCAAGGGTACAGTAATAAAAATAAATAAAGATAACATGAAAAGTTTCATTATAAGCAATCGGAATACGCAGAAGAGTAAAGATGAGATGAAAGTAGCATTAACTCTAAATAATGATGCTCTTGAGGCAAAGGTTTTGGTATCAGTAGTTTATCTTAAAGAAGGCAAAAATGAATGGAAAACTAATGGCAAACCAGTAACTCTTAATATTACTTCAGTGAAACCAGTGGTGGGAATAAATGACAAAATATTTTTAGCCAAATTAAAAGGATTAAAAATGACTATTGGGAATACACAGGAAGCATTAAATGGACAAAATGTTAAAAAGCTTGGTATAACATTAAGGACACCAGATTTTCAAAATGGAAAAGAAGAAATTTTAGTGGAAACCACTATAGATAGTGGACTTCTTAGGGCCACGGGGAAAATAAAGTGTAGTCTTGTTTTTGAGGATGAAACATGGAGTGTTAATTCTATAGATGCAAATAGTTCTGATGATTTTAAGTTAACACTATCACCAAATTTTTCAGATGAAAAAGCTATTCAAATTATAAAAAAGCAAGGTCTTGCGGAAACGGTATCCTATTCTGATATTTTCGGAGGCAAAGGATTTACTGTAAAGGATGGGTATACTAAGAACATTAATATATCTGGAAAAATGTTTAATGAAAAGAAAGGAACACTAAATCTTATTGCTAAGAGGGAAAATATAGCAGGTGAAATAAAGTCAGTATTATCGACTAATTATACTTTCTCGATATCTTTAAGCGATATAGCTTTATTAAATGGGTCAGAAACTACAGTTGATAGTGCAGTGATAAGCAATATTCCGGAGTCGTTAATTATACCCTCTATTACTAATGGTGAAATTGAAGGAAGTAATCTACTTTTCTGGTGGTCTAATAATCACAAGGTAACAGGGGAAGAAGCGAAGACTTTTAAAACTGATAAGACATTATCTACAAAGGGTTTAAAAAATATAAAATATGTTTATGGAAATATTACGTATAAAGATGATAAAAATAATAAAAGTAAAGATAGGAGCGTTTCTATTGTAGCAGTTTATTTTTTAGTTTATGATGATTCTAGTGGATACAATTGGAAATTAAATAAACTAATTAGTGAAGACTCACCTAATTACAAAACATATATTAATTTAAAAGATGGTTTATAA
- the msrB gene encoding peptide-methionine (R)-S-oxide reductase MsrB, producing MDKKTYTKKNKEQLKKELTQIQFEVTQENATERSFDNEFWNNKEEGIYVDVNSGEALFTSLDKFDSGCGWPSFTKPVDNKNVKEKKDMTLGMMRTEVRSSYADSHLGHVFNDGPRAEGGLRYCINSASLKFIPVHKLKDAGYEDYLKIFKK from the coding sequence ATGGATAAAAAAACATACACTAAAAAAAATAAAGAACAGTTAAAAAAAGAACTAACACAAATTCAGTTTGAAGTAACTCAGGAAAATGCAACTGAAAGATCTTTTGACAATGAATTTTGGAACAACAAAGAAGAAGGAATATATGTAGATGTTAATAGTGGCGAAGCATTATTTACATCTCTTGATAAATTTGACTCAGGCTGTGGATGGCCTAGTTTTACTAAACCTGTTGATAATAAGAATGTTAAAGAAAAGAAAGATATGACCCTTGGAATGATGAGGACAGAAGTAAGAAGTTCTTATGCTGACAGCCATCTAGGTCATGTTTTCAATGATGGTCCTCGTGCTGAAGGTGGATTAAGATATTGCATAAATAGTGCATCATTAAAATTTATACCAGTTCACAAACTCAAAGATGCCGGTTATGAAGATTATTTGAAAATATTTAAGAAATGA
- a CDS encoding amidohydrolase: protein MGNEKLSENINNLEKKLIEVRHNFHKHPELSNEEFETTKTLRKLLNEAQIRILKLPLKTGLVAEITGDREGPIIAIRGDIDALPIIEETELEYKSQVSGKMHACGHDFHASVILGAAYLLKQQESTLEGTVRIIFQPAEELGHGAEDVLASGALSNVAAIFGLHSAPELELGSFGTKVGAMTAAVDRFEIEIEGIGTHASSPEKGIDPIIVAAHIITSLQTIVSRSVSTFDQVLISVTHIESGNTWNVIPNKAYIEGTVRTVNANMREFVPSKMRQIIKGVADSFGATAELKWYSGPPATNNTKDWTEVALEVAQKQGYVIRKLPDTLIGEDFAFYQEKIPGAFVKIGTGVSYSLHHPKFKVDDAALLPAANYFSELAKRALVILKEK from the coding sequence ATGGGAAATGAAAAATTATCAGAGAATATCAATAATTTAGAGAAAAAACTTATAGAGGTACGTCATAACTTCCATAAACATCCAGAGTTATCTAATGAAGAATTTGAAACAACTAAAACATTACGTAAGTTACTAAATGAGGCTCAAATTCGTATACTTAAATTACCACTAAAAACAGGACTAGTTGCAGAAATAACAGGAGATAGGGAAGGACCAATTATAGCCATTCGTGGAGATATTGACGCACTACCTATTATTGAGGAGACGGAGTTAGAATATAAATCACAAGTTAGTGGTAAAATGCATGCATGTGGTCATGATTTTCATGCAAGTGTTATTTTAGGTGCAGCTTATTTATTAAAGCAACAAGAATCAACACTAGAAGGAACAGTAAGGATTATATTTCAGCCAGCTGAAGAGCTAGGACACGGTGCGGAAGATGTATTAGCAAGCGGAGCATTATCTAATGTAGCTGCAATTTTTGGACTCCATAGCGCACCAGAGTTAGAATTGGGAAGCTTTGGAACAAAGGTGGGAGCCATGACTGCAGCCGTAGATCGTTTTGAAATTGAAATTGAGGGCATTGGTACTCATGCGTCATCTCCAGAAAAGGGAATAGATCCAATTATTGTTGCAGCTCATATAATTACATCGCTCCAGACGATTGTTAGTCGAAGTGTTAGCACCTTTGATCAAGTACTTATTAGTGTTACTCATATTGAAAGTGGTAACACATGGAATGTAATTCCAAATAAGGCTTATATTGAAGGAACAGTGAGAACTGTTAATGCTAATATGCGTGAGTTTGTTCCAAGCAAAATGAGACAAATAATTAAAGGTGTGGCTGACTCATTTGGAGCAACTGCTGAGCTTAAATGGTATAGTGGACCACCAGCAACAAATAACACGAAAGATTGGACAGAGGTTGCATTAGAAGTTGCACAAAAGCAAGGATATGTTATTAGAAAACTTCCGGATACACTAATTGGTGAAGATTTTGCTTTTTACCAAGAGAAAATACCTGGTGCATTTGTAAAAATTGGTACAGGTGTGTCATACTCACTTCATCATCCTAAATTTAAGGTAGATGATGCTGCACTTTTACCAGCTGCCAATTATTTTTCGGAACTTGCTAAGCGCGCTTTGGTAATACTTAAAGAAAAATAA
- a CDS encoding amino acid ABC transporter ATP-binding protein, giving the protein MISIKDLHKSFGNNEILKGIDLKIKKGETTIVIGPSGSGKTTLLRCLNLLEVPNKGTISIGDNELIFGENKEPTDKEILKLRRNTGMVFQGFHLFPHMTVIANIMEGLTTVLKQPKKAAHDKALNLLDKVGLLDKADSYPHELSGGQQQRVAIARAMAIEPSVLLFDEPTSALDPELAAEVLKVMKGLSLEGMTMVVVTHNMNFARDVGDNIIFMDNGIILDNGTPEELLTNTSNERIKQFLSLDFN; this is encoded by the coding sequence ATGATTAGTATAAAAGATTTACACAAAAGTTTTGGCAATAATGAGATATTAAAAGGTATAGATTTAAAAATAAAAAAGGGAGAAACAACAATTGTAATAGGCCCTTCTGGTTCAGGTAAAACCACACTTCTTAGGTGCCTTAATTTATTAGAAGTTCCTAATAAAGGAACCATAAGCATTGGGGATAACGAATTGATATTTGGCGAAAATAAAGAACCAACCGATAAAGAAATATTAAAACTCAGACGCAATACAGGAATGGTATTTCAAGGTTTTCATTTATTTCCTCACATGACTGTAATTGCAAACATCATGGAGGGACTCACTACTGTGCTTAAGCAGCCTAAAAAAGCTGCACATGATAAAGCACTTAACCTTCTAGATAAAGTTGGACTTTTAGATAAGGCTGATAGTTACCCTCATGAACTCTCAGGTGGGCAACAACAAAGAGTTGCTATAGCACGTGCTATGGCAATCGAGCCATCAGTGTTGTTATTTGACGAACCAACTTCTGCACTAGATCCTGAGCTTGCAGCCGAGGTGCTTAAAGTTATGAAGGGTTTATCTCTTGAAGGTATGACCATGGTAGTCGTTACTCATAATATGAATTTTGCAAGAGATGTAGGCGACAATATAATATTTATGGATAACGGCATTATCCTTGATAATGGAACTCCAGAGGAATTATTAACTAACACAAGTAACGAACGAATAAAACAATTTTTAAGTTTAGATTTTAATTAA
- a CDS encoding amino acid ABC transporter permease, whose product MNLDADTLRILGIVKDSFFPLLVAGVKFTIPVAVISFLLGSILAMVTALARISKYKLLNIISSLYVWIIRGTPLLVQLFILFYGLPAAGITIGPLPAAIIGFTLNVGAYNSEVIRASILSIPKGQWEAASSIGMTHTQSLLRIILPQAARVSVPPLSNSFISLIKDTSLAAAITLAEMFQIAQQITATTYEPLVLYCEVAFIYLMFCTILTIIQQRIEKKLERYVAR is encoded by the coding sequence ATGAATTTAGACGCAGATACACTAAGAATACTCGGCATAGTTAAAGATTCTTTTTTTCCTTTATTAGTAGCAGGTGTGAAGTTTACAATTCCAGTAGCTGTGATTTCCTTCTTGCTTGGTTCAATTTTAGCTATGGTAACGGCTCTTGCTCGTATATCAAAATATAAATTACTAAACATAATATCAAGTTTATATGTTTGGATAATAAGAGGAACTCCTCTTCTCGTACAATTATTTATATTATTTTATGGATTACCAGCAGCCGGTATAACAATAGGACCACTCCCTGCAGCAATTATAGGTTTTACATTAAACGTGGGGGCTTATAATTCAGAAGTAATTAGAGCTTCCATTTTATCAATACCTAAGGGTCAATGGGAAGCTGCAAGTTCAATTGGTATGACTCATACTCAATCGCTCCTTCGTATAATTTTGCCACAGGCAGCTAGAGTATCTGTACCTCCACTGTCAAACTCCTTTATAAGTCTCATTAAAGATACATCACTTGCAGCTGCTATTACTTTAGCTGAAATGTTCCAAATTGCACAACAAATAACAGCAACAACATATGAGCCACTTGTATTGTATTGTGAGGTAGCTTTTATTTATCTGATGTTTTGTACAATATTAACTATAATTCAGCAAAGAATAGAGAAAAAACTTGAAAGATATGTAGCTAGGTAA
- a CDS encoding amino acid ABC transporter substrate-binding protein produces MKKLSILITTLLVASVGLVGCGTSKTTTSKNLLETIKNEGKIQIGTEGTYAPYTFHDKSGKLTGFDVEIATEVSKRLGVKPEFVETKWDGMLAGLGAKRFDMIANEVGINSDRKLKYDFSTSYIVSKAVLIVNSSDNTIKKFADLKGKKSAQSLTSDLGKIAKANGAVLQAVDGFNQSIDLLVSKRVDATVNDSLSYLDLKKQKPNLAIKIVDQKGNAQPSGFMFNKGNKELVTAVNKALADMKSDGTYSKISNKYFGSDVSK; encoded by the coding sequence ATGAAAAAATTATCTATATTAATTACCACTTTATTAGTAGCATCAGTAGGTCTTGTAGGATGCGGTACCAGTAAAACTACTACTTCAAAAAATTTGTTAGAAACAATAAAGAATGAAGGAAAAATACAAATTGGTACTGAGGGTACTTATGCACCATATACTTTCCATGATAAATCAGGAAAATTGACTGGATTTGATGTTGAAATTGCAACGGAAGTATCCAAACGTCTTGGAGTTAAACCCGAATTTGTAGAAACAAAGTGGGACGGTATGCTTGCCGGGTTAGGTGCAAAGAGATTTGACATGATAGCGAATGAAGTTGGAATCAATTCAGATAGAAAACTAAAATACGATTTCTCAACCTCGTATATAGTTTCGAAAGCTGTTCTAATAGTAAATAGTTCCGATAATACTATAAAAAAATTCGCTGATTTAAAGGGCAAGAAATCTGCTCAATCATTAACTAGTGACTTAGGCAAAATTGCAAAAGCTAATGGCGCGGTTCTCCAAGCAGTTGATGGCTTTAACCAGTCAATCGATCTTTTAGTTTCTAAAAGAGTAGATGCAACAGTTAATGACAGTTTATCTTACCTTGATCTAAAAAAACAAAAACCAAACCTTGCTATAAAAATTGTTGATCAAAAAGGAAATGCACAACCTAGCGGATTTATGTTCAATAAAGGAAATAAAGAATTAGTAACCGCAGTTAATAAAGCATTAGCTGACATGAAATCAGATGGCACTTACTCAAAAATTTCAAATAAATATTTTGGCAGCGATGTATCAAAATAA